In Thunnus maccoyii chromosome 3, fThuMac1.1, whole genome shotgun sequence, the following proteins share a genomic window:
- the arhgef3 gene encoding rho guanine nucleotide exchange factor 3 isoform X1 yields MQAGDGCQRRGARWKLQKKTSSFSLLSPDGWSFRGKKRKQASRDADSLSLCSLDINEPSTKRSKPVSRVTSLASLLPPVKTAPLKRIGQTLQRTISFRNESRTERAAPPPPSSSTMKTRVISATVSNPSSSMTATRVSTATAPAAKRRDSKLWSETFDVRLGATQTLSPKEIKRQEAIFELAQGEQDLVEDLKLAKKAYHDPMLKLSIMTEQELNQIFGTLDSLIPLHEDLLSRLRDARKPDGSTEHVGHILTDWLPCLSSYTPYCSNQVKAKSLLDQKKQDRRVQDFLQRCLQSPFSRKLDLWNFLDIPRSRLVKYPLLLREILKHTPNDHPDRQHLDEAMLMVQSVVADINRRTGESECQYYKDRLLYTEDGMKDGLIDRSRTLSCHGELKNNRGLKLHVFLFQDVLVITRSLSPNDQPVSYQLCRQPIPIRQLDLEDLSDGEMRVGGSIRGAFSNNERTKNFFRVSYRTGGQLQTHCFQASDAFNKQQWINCIRQAKEAAALTGDQPPQTGQCLETGLGGEIGPLSETGLSLSGDSGIETEKSTWAEMKTGLGFEEEVGLSGEKDDDLGKEAGVGLILETVTSREVETGVDDGTGPELDGETGMNGDTRLAISETEMGVEMEAGQDVDGETGADLRMKMDGGEGGEGDEETLSGGANDVPASLPSSASPCQKEEEEVMEEERSGAQEEEEVVMDTGEVDSLQGEELTLRC; encoded by the exons aagaagaggaagcaaGCCAGCAGAGATGCCGACTCCCTCAGTCTCTGCAGTCTGGACATCAAC GAGCCCAGCACCAAACGCAGTAAACCTGTATCCAGGGTGACGTCTCTGGCCAGCCTGCTGCCGCCCGTCAAGACCGCACCGCTGAAGAGGATTGGTCAGACGCTGCAG cGCACCATCAGTTTTCGCAACGAGAGTCGGACTGAGAGAGccgctcccccccccccttcctcctcaaCAATGAAGACTCGTGTTATCTCGGCGACAGTCTCCAACCCTTCCTCCTCCATGACGGCAACACGGGTTTCCACAGCAACAGCCCCAGCCGCCAAGCGCCGTGACAGCAAACTTTGGAGCGAGACGTTTGACGTCCGACTGGGAGCAACACAAACTCTGAGCCCAAAAGAGATAAAACGACAAGAG gCTATATTTGAGTTGGCTCAGGGCGAACAAGACTTGGTGGAGGACCTCAAGCTGGCGAAGAAG GCCTACCATGACCCAATGCTgaagctgtcaatcatgactgAGCAGGAGCTGAACCAGATCTTTGGTACTCTGGACTCACTGATACCCCTGCATGAAG aCCTCCTGAGTCGCCTCCGTGACGCCAGAAAACCTGACGGGTCCACAGAACATGTGGGACACATCCTGACTGACTGG CTGCCCTGTCTCTCCTCCTACACTCCATACTGCAGTAACCAGGTGAAGGCTAAATCCTTGTTGGACCAGAAGAAGCAGGATCGTCGGGTTCAGGACTTCTTGCAGCGCTGCCTCCAATCGCCCTTTAGCAGGAAGTTGGACTTGTGGAACTTCCTGGACATCCCCCGCAGTCGGCTGGTGAAATACCCACTACTGCTCAGGGAGATCCTGAAGCACACGCCCAATGACCACCCGGATCGGCAGCACCTGGACGAGGCG ATGTTGATGGTTCAGAGTGTGGTGGCGGACATCAACAGGCGGACGGGGGAGTCTGAGTGTCAGTACTACAAGGATCGTCTGTTGTACACGGAGGACGGAATGAAGGACGGACTCATTGATCGGTCCCGGACCCTCAGCTGTCACGGAGAACTGAAGAACAACAGAGGACTC aAGCTCCATGTGTTCCTGTTCCAGGATGTCCTGGTCATCACCAGGTCCCTCTCACCAAACGACCAGCCAGTCAGCTACCAGCTCTGCCGCCAGCCAATCCCCATCCGGCAGCTGGACTTGGAGGACCTATCAGACGGAGAGATGAGAGTGGGCGGGTCCATCAGAGGAGCCTTCAGCAACAATGAGCGGA CAAAGAACTTCTTTCGGGTTTCATACCGTACTGGAGGTCAGCTGCAGACCCACTGCTTCCAGGCCAGCGACGCCTTCAACAAACAGCAATGGATCAACTGCATCAGACAAGCCAAGGAAGCTGCAGCGCTGACTGGGGATCAGCCGCCACAGACGGGACAGTGTCTGGAGACGGGTCTGGGCGGAGAGATAGGGCCGCTTAGTGAAACGGGTCTGAGTTTGAGCGGAGATTCAGGGATCGAAACTGAAAAAAGTACGTGGGCGGAGATGAAGACAGGGCTTGGTTTTGAAGAAGAGGTAGGTCTGAGCGGAGAAAAAGATGACGATTTGGGTAAAGAGGCGGGGGTGGGTTTGATTCTAGAGACAGTGACTAGTAGGGAGGTGGAGACAGGTGTTGATGATGGGACGGGGCCGGAGTTAGATGGAGAAACAGGGATGAACGGTGATACGAGGCTGGCGATCAGTGAGACAGAGATGGGTGTGGAAATGGAGGCAGGGCAGGATGTCGACGGTGAGACGGGGGCAGACCTGAGGATGAAGAtggatggaggagagggaggagaaggagatgaAGAGACTCTTAGCGGAGGTGCTAATGATGTTCCCGCCTCCCTTCCTTCTTCTGCTTCTCCCTGtcaaaaggaggaagaagaagtgatGGAGGAAGAGCGGAGCGGCGcacaggaggaagaagaggtcGTCATGGACACCGGCGAGGTTGACTCACTGCAGGGCGAGGAGCTGACCCTCAGATGCTGA
- the arhgef3 gene encoding rho guanine nucleotide exchange factor 3 isoform X2 codes for MMGCCLFVYYRKKRKQASRDADSLSLCSLDINEPSTKRSKPVSRVTSLASLLPPVKTAPLKRIGQTLQRTISFRNESRTERAAPPPPSSSTMKTRVISATVSNPSSSMTATRVSTATAPAAKRRDSKLWSETFDVRLGATQTLSPKEIKRQEAIFELAQGEQDLVEDLKLAKKAYHDPMLKLSIMTEQELNQIFGTLDSLIPLHEDLLSRLRDARKPDGSTEHVGHILTDWLPCLSSYTPYCSNQVKAKSLLDQKKQDRRVQDFLQRCLQSPFSRKLDLWNFLDIPRSRLVKYPLLLREILKHTPNDHPDRQHLDEAMLMVQSVVADINRRTGESECQYYKDRLLYTEDGMKDGLIDRSRTLSCHGELKNNRGLKLHVFLFQDVLVITRSLSPNDQPVSYQLCRQPIPIRQLDLEDLSDGEMRVGGSIRGAFSNNERTKNFFRVSYRTGGQLQTHCFQASDAFNKQQWINCIRQAKEAAALTGDQPPQTGQCLETGLGGEIGPLSETGLSLSGDSGIETEKSTWAEMKTGLGFEEEVGLSGEKDDDLGKEAGVGLILETVTSREVETGVDDGTGPELDGETGMNGDTRLAISETEMGVEMEAGQDVDGETGADLRMKMDGGEGGEGDEETLSGGANDVPASLPSSASPCQKEEEEVMEEERSGAQEEEEVVMDTGEVDSLQGEELTLRC; via the exons aagaagaggaagcaaGCCAGCAGAGATGCCGACTCCCTCAGTCTCTGCAGTCTGGACATCAAC GAGCCCAGCACCAAACGCAGTAAACCTGTATCCAGGGTGACGTCTCTGGCCAGCCTGCTGCCGCCCGTCAAGACCGCACCGCTGAAGAGGATTGGTCAGACGCTGCAG cGCACCATCAGTTTTCGCAACGAGAGTCGGACTGAGAGAGccgctcccccccccccttcctcctcaaCAATGAAGACTCGTGTTATCTCGGCGACAGTCTCCAACCCTTCCTCCTCCATGACGGCAACACGGGTTTCCACAGCAACAGCCCCAGCCGCCAAGCGCCGTGACAGCAAACTTTGGAGCGAGACGTTTGACGTCCGACTGGGAGCAACACAAACTCTGAGCCCAAAAGAGATAAAACGACAAGAG gCTATATTTGAGTTGGCTCAGGGCGAACAAGACTTGGTGGAGGACCTCAAGCTGGCGAAGAAG GCCTACCATGACCCAATGCTgaagctgtcaatcatgactgAGCAGGAGCTGAACCAGATCTTTGGTACTCTGGACTCACTGATACCCCTGCATGAAG aCCTCCTGAGTCGCCTCCGTGACGCCAGAAAACCTGACGGGTCCACAGAACATGTGGGACACATCCTGACTGACTGG CTGCCCTGTCTCTCCTCCTACACTCCATACTGCAGTAACCAGGTGAAGGCTAAATCCTTGTTGGACCAGAAGAAGCAGGATCGTCGGGTTCAGGACTTCTTGCAGCGCTGCCTCCAATCGCCCTTTAGCAGGAAGTTGGACTTGTGGAACTTCCTGGACATCCCCCGCAGTCGGCTGGTGAAATACCCACTACTGCTCAGGGAGATCCTGAAGCACACGCCCAATGACCACCCGGATCGGCAGCACCTGGACGAGGCG ATGTTGATGGTTCAGAGTGTGGTGGCGGACATCAACAGGCGGACGGGGGAGTCTGAGTGTCAGTACTACAAGGATCGTCTGTTGTACACGGAGGACGGAATGAAGGACGGACTCATTGATCGGTCCCGGACCCTCAGCTGTCACGGAGAACTGAAGAACAACAGAGGACTC aAGCTCCATGTGTTCCTGTTCCAGGATGTCCTGGTCATCACCAGGTCCCTCTCACCAAACGACCAGCCAGTCAGCTACCAGCTCTGCCGCCAGCCAATCCCCATCCGGCAGCTGGACTTGGAGGACCTATCAGACGGAGAGATGAGAGTGGGCGGGTCCATCAGAGGAGCCTTCAGCAACAATGAGCGGA CAAAGAACTTCTTTCGGGTTTCATACCGTACTGGAGGTCAGCTGCAGACCCACTGCTTCCAGGCCAGCGACGCCTTCAACAAACAGCAATGGATCAACTGCATCAGACAAGCCAAGGAAGCTGCAGCGCTGACTGGGGATCAGCCGCCACAGACGGGACAGTGTCTGGAGACGGGTCTGGGCGGAGAGATAGGGCCGCTTAGTGAAACGGGTCTGAGTTTGAGCGGAGATTCAGGGATCGAAACTGAAAAAAGTACGTGGGCGGAGATGAAGACAGGGCTTGGTTTTGAAGAAGAGGTAGGTCTGAGCGGAGAAAAAGATGACGATTTGGGTAAAGAGGCGGGGGTGGGTTTGATTCTAGAGACAGTGACTAGTAGGGAGGTGGAGACAGGTGTTGATGATGGGACGGGGCCGGAGTTAGATGGAGAAACAGGGATGAACGGTGATACGAGGCTGGCGATCAGTGAGACAGAGATGGGTGTGGAAATGGAGGCAGGGCAGGATGTCGACGGTGAGACGGGGGCAGACCTGAGGATGAAGAtggatggaggagagggaggagaaggagatgaAGAGACTCTTAGCGGAGGTGCTAATGATGTTCCCGCCTCCCTTCCTTCTTCTGCTTCTCCCTGtcaaaaggaggaagaagaagtgatGGAGGAAGAGCGGAGCGGCGcacaggaggaagaagaggtcGTCATGGACACCGGCGAGGTTGACTCACTGCAGGGCGAGGAGCTGACCCTCAGATGCTGA